A part of Periplaneta americana isolate PAMFEO1 chromosome 17, P.americana_PAMFEO1_priV1, whole genome shotgun sequence genomic DNA contains:
- the LOC138693416 gene encoding uncharacterized protein, with protein MAPIPPLGAPCQEEIKAPQLRGDDTNLSIRRVLEVVTDLSARVDDKLDATDRIPLPLDDLELNSSYPNAFVANFTYPQAFAAEGNILYQNGTSSSDLITNFTSGNIDVSDHVSSSMSRLHEFQIIKAVVLAAVTVVILISICKMVFQLFVRYTVKHDK; from the coding sequence ATGGCGCCCATACCTCCGCTCGGAGCGCCATGTCAGGAAGAGATCAAAGCACCGCAGCTGAGGGGAGACGACACCAACCTCAGCATCCGACGAGTGCTGGAAGTGGTGACGGACTTGAGTGCACGTGTCGACGACAAGCTCGATGCCACGGACCGCATTCCTCTGCCTCTAGACGACCTGGAGCTCAACTCCAGCTACCCCAATGCTTTTGTGGCGAACTTCACTTACCCTCAAGCTTTCGCCGCTGAGGGCAATATCCTCTACCAAAATGGAACTTCATCGTCAGATCTCATTACCAATTTCACATCCGGAAACATTGACGTCAGTGACCACGTGTCTTCGTCGATGTCACGTCTGCACGAGTTTCAGATCATCAAAGCAGTGGTTTTAGCTGCGGTGACGGTGGTTATTCTTATTTCTATATGTAAGATGGTTTTCCAACTGTTTGTGAGGTATACAGTGAAACACGACAAATAA